One part of the Magallana gigas chromosome 5, xbMagGiga1.1, whole genome shotgun sequence genome encodes these proteins:
- the LOC105327779 gene encoding hydroxymethylglutaryl-CoA lyase, mitochondrial, with product MASCFVRMFSFYKVCLQQARSCSTRASTGLPSFVKIVEVGPRDGLQNEKMFVPTETKVEFINKLSDAGLSVIEVTSFVSPKWVPQMADNAEVLKLIKRRDGVTYAALTPNLKGLKDAISCGVNEVAIFGAASETFSKKNINCSISESLQRFEEVVKLAKEIKLPVRGYVSCVLGCPYEKIVSPEKVAQVAKQMFEMGCYEISLGDTIGVGTPGAMKQLIAVVTKHVPIEKVAVHCHDTYGQALANILAALQMGVSVVDSSTAGLGGCPYAKGASGNVATEDVLYMLDGLGIKTGVDLQKTVEAGRFISQALGRSTHSKVGQAMKSSL from the exons ATGGCTTCCTGTTTTGTtagaatgttttcattttacaaagtGTGTTTACAGCAAGCAAGGAGCTGTTCAACGCGTgct AGTACAGGTTTACCATCATTTGTAAAAATCGTAGAAGTGGGACCCAGAGATGGACTTCAGAATGAAAAG ATGTTTGTGCCAACAGAAACCAAAGTGGAATTTATCAATAAGCTGTCTGATGCAGGACTGTCAGTCATTGAAGTTACAAGTTTTGTGTCTCCAAAATGGGTCCCACAG ATGGCAGACAATGCAGAAGTTCTGAAATTGATCAAGAGGAGAGATGGAGTCACTTATGCAGCTCTCACTCCAAATCTGAAAGGCCTCAAAGATGCT ATTTCTTGTGGTGTAAATGAAGTTGCAATTTTTGGAGCCGCATCTGAAACATTTAGCAA gaaaaatataaattgcagtaTATCAGAGAGTTTACAGAGATTTGAAGAAGTTGTCAAATTAGCTAAGGAAATTAAACTGCCTGTTAGAGG GTATGTCTCGTGTGTTCTTGGATGTCCTTATGAAAAAATTGTCTCACCAGAGAAGGTTGCACAg GTTGCCAAGCAGATGTTTGAGATGGGTTGCTATGAAATATCCCTTGGTGACACCATTGGTGTAGGAACTCCAGGAGCTATGAAACAGCTGATTGCCGTGGTAACGAAACATGTCCCAATTGAAAAAGTGGCTGTTCATTGTCATGACACCTATGGACAGGCTCTGGCTAATATCCTGGCAGCATTACAG ATGGGCGTGTCTGTCGTGGATAGTTCTACCGCGGGTCTTGGCGGTTGTCCATATGCCAAGGGAGCTAGTGGCAATGTGGCAACAGAAGATGTACTGTACATGCTGGATGGGCTTGGAATCAAAACA GGAGTTGATCTGCAGAAGACAGTGGAAGCTGGTCGATTTATTTCACAAGCATTAGGACGAAGTACACACTCTAAAGTGGGACAAGCCATGAAATCCTCATTATAA
- the LOC105327778 gene encoding methenyltetrahydrofolate synthase domain-containing protein: protein MSTMPPKQTKTPNESVQEMGKEVTKESIRKSVWNYLEDNDLVQFPRPVHHRIPNFVGAATASEKLTELDVFKRAQTVKINPDKPQENARFLTMEAEKTLLVPTPRLRHGLFNKLLPPQGCGKEILRYCSTSQGLKEYSVPIGLEAKVKVDLVVIGSVAVSKEGYRIGKGEGYADLEYAMMCAMGAVTPDTIVVTTVHDTQIVDIPEELMEDHDVLVDYIITDTQVIKCNRTKPKPTGIIWSRLTPEKVRQVPILKHLREKEKEAGKDVTLKDGREEEDIPEREDRRRMDSDYGRMRFRGRGGRFRRFRGGRRGGGPYRERRDTEEDRGEYAENGEEPGDDKSRQRFRRNRRFRRRRGPRRQDDGDNNEESHDDEHEEGESEGEGRRGQPRRRNMRRRRPRRRDESENTGDDEEHEDYRPRRRRGPRTRAPIPTLFVGSIQRSVRVSELKGEIRGKDVNPIRVIWNGAKGYSLLQFQEMQEMEAALDALQNLEIRGRKLRVEKSNRLKHDDSDNAHDGVVDEKADD, encoded by the exons ATGAGCACAATGCCCCCAAAGCAAACCAAAACCCCAAACGAATCTGTCCAAGAGATGGGGAAAG AAGTGACAAAAGAATCCATTCGCAAGTCCGTGTGGAATTATTTGGAAGACAATGATTTGGTTCAGTTCCCTCGCCCAGTCCATCACAGGATTCCAAACTTTGTG GGAGCTGCCACTGCTTCTGAGAAGCTAACAGAACTGGATGTGTTCAAGAGAGCCCAGACTGTTAAAATCAACCCAGATAAACCACAGGAAAATGCTAGATTTCTTACTATggag GCTGAGAAGACTCTTTTGGTACCAACACCTCGATTACGCCATGGTCTGTTTAACAAACTGTTGCCCCCACAGGGATGTGGAAAGGAGATTCTCCGCTACTGCTCTACTTCTCAG GGATTGAAGGAATACAGTGTCCCCATTGGCTTGGAGGCCAAGGTCAAAGTTGATTTGGTTGTTATTGGATCAGTTGCTGTTTCCAAAGAAG GATACAGAATTGGTAAAGGGGAGGGCTATGCTGACCTTGAGTATGCCATGATGTGTGCTATGGGAGCTGTGACCCCGGACACCATTGTTGTGACCACTGTTCACGATACCCAGATTGTTGACATTCCCGAGGAGCTGATGGAGGATCATGATGTACTGGTGGACTATATCATCACAGACACCCAGGTCATCAAGTGCAACCGCACTAAGCCTAAACCCACTGGCATCATTTGGTCCAGGCTGACTCCAGAAAAG GTCCGCCAGGTTCCTATTTTGAAACATCttagagaaaaagaaaaggaGGCAGGAAAAGACGTAACCTTGAAAGATGGGCGGGAAGAGGAGGACATACCAGAAAGGGAAGACAGGAGACGCATGGACTCGGACTATGGAAGGATGAG GTTCCGTGGAAGAGGAGGCAGATTCAGAAGGTTCCGTGGTGGACGTAGAGGAGGGGGACCCTACAGAGAGAGGAGGGACACCGAGGAAGACCGTGGAGAGTATGCTGAAAATGGGGAGGAACCTGGAGATGACAAATCTCGTCAAAG ATTCAGAAGGAACCGTCGTTTCCGCAGACGTAGAGGACCTCGCCGTCAAGATGATGGAGACAATAATGAAGAATCACATGATGATGAGCACGAAGAGGGTGAAAGCGAGGGGGAGGGTCGTCGTGGACAACCAAGACGACGAAACATGCGACGTCGTCGCCCACGAAGACGTGACGAGTCAGAGAACACCGGAGATGATGAGGAGCATGAAGATTACCGCCCAAGACGACGCAGAGGACCCAGGACCCGTGCCCCCATCCCGACACTGTTTGTAGGAAGTATCCAGAGATCAGTGCGAGTCAGCGAGCTGAAGGGAGAAATTCGCGGTAAGGATGTCAACCCTATCCGAGTCATCTGGAATGGAGCTAAGGGTTATTCCTTGCTCCAGTTCCAGGAAATGCAGGAGATGGAAGCTGCTCTGGATGCCCTGCAGAATCTGGAAATCCGTGGCCGAAAGCTTAGGGTGGAGAAATCTAACCGGCTGAAGCACGACGACTCCGATAATGCACATGACGGGGTAGTGGATGAGAAAGCTGATGATTAA
- the LOC105338034 gene encoding putative leucine-rich repeat-containing protein DDB_G0290503: MNMIVRAALFFAILICLNCEPLRTQAPNEAGNGSDNAPHIEQIDIDKELQKEVNTLESRLEFVENTLQNFQNNYNALKENFNGLKTNYNQATMRIQQLENLTHQTVMDLHDQSSKYFTLESINSNLQKTVDNTNVRLDDKTSALWTEISNVTEEVVSISGMTNRSFDILRNKNVLLENKFQEISNNQSNIVSTLNQIKFPGPQKNKLVVFVAQLSREILISTNKIIVFDKNQLNEGRGFDPHTGVFTATARGIYTFSASIESTNCDVRGAIYRNNEQFAHIAGHFVDREGALGSATSYVHLDEGDRVWVQWMGELNGRVGHVQSQFAGHLLHEMDI, translated from the exons ATGAACATGATAGTCAGAGCAgctttattttttgcaattttaatctGTTTAAATTGCGAACCTCTAAGAACTCAAGCACCGAACGAAGCGGGTAATGGTTCTGACAATGCGCCGCATATTGAACaaattgatattgataaagAACTGCAGAAAGAAGTGAACACCTTAGAAAGCCGACTTGAATTCGTGGAAAACACTcttcaaaactttcaaaacaattaCAACGCTTTAAAAGAGAACTTCAACGGTCTGAAAACAAACTATAATCAGGCCACCATGCGGATCCAGCAATTGGAGAACCTGACACATCAAACTGTAATGGATCTCCACGACCAGAGTTCCAAATACTTTACCCTAGAGAGCATCAACTCCAACCTTCAGAAAACGGTGGACAACACCAATGTACGGTTAGACGACAAGACGTCGGCCCTGTGGACGGAAATCAGTAATGTTACAGAGGAAGTCGTCAGTATATCCGGCATGACAAACCGGAGCTTTGACATCCTCCGGAACAAGAACGTGCTTCTGGAAAACAAGTTCCAAGAGATTTCCAACAACCAGTCAAACATTGTCTCCACACTAAATCAGATCA AATTTCCAGGACCTCAAAAGAACAAGCTCGTTGTTTTCGTCGCTCAGCTCTCCAGAGAAATTCTTATATCTACCAACAAAATAATTGTATTCGACAAGAACCAGTTAAACGAAGGGCGTGGCTTCGATCCTCACACGGGGGTGTTTACCGCAACAGCCCGCGGTATCTATACTTTCTCTGCATCCATCGAGTCCACGAATTGTGACGTCAGGGGTGCCATTTACCGAAACAATGAACAATTCGCTCACATAGCTGGGCATTTCGTTGACAGGGAGGGGGCACTGGGGAGTGCCACCAGTTACGTGCATCTAGATGAGGGAGACCGGGTGTGGGTCCAATGGATGGGGGAACTGAATGGACGTGTAGGGCACGTGCAGTCTCAGTTTGCAGGTCATTTACTACATGAGATGGACATATGA
- the LOC105338035 gene encoding large ribosomal subunit protein uL5, producing MADKDKSKKKEKKQNVMRELRIQKLCLNICVGESGDRLTRASKVLEQLTGQQPVFSKARYTVRSFGIRRNEKIAVHCTVRGAKAEEILERGLKVREYELKKNNFSDTGNFGFGIQEHIDLGIKYDPGIGIYGMDFYVVLSRPGFNIAYRRQRKSKIGPQHKISKEEAMKWFQQKYDGIILPGK from the exons ATGGCG GACAAAGACAAGAGCAAGAAGAAAGAGAAGAAACAGAATGTTATGCGAGAGCTGAGGATTCAGAAGCTCTGCCTCAACATTTGTGTGGGAGAGTCTGGTGACAGACTGACACGAGCATCAAAGGTGCTGGAACAGCTGACCGGCCAGCAGCCTGTCTTCTCTAAAG CCCGCTACACTGTCAGGTCCTTTGGCATCAGAAGAAACGAAAAGATTGCTGTACATTGCACCGTGAGAGGAGCCAAAGCAGAGGAAATTCTGGAGAGAGGACTCAAA GTTAGAGAATATGAGttaaaaaagaacaacttttCTGACACCGGAAACTTTGGGTTTGGTATTCAGGAACACATTGATTTGGGAATCAAATACGACCCCGGCATTGGTATTTACGGAATGGATTTCTATGTTGTGCTAAGTCGACCAG GTTTTAACATTGCCTACAGACGACAGAGAAAAAGTAAGATAGGCCCACAACATAAAATCTCAAAGGAGGAAGCCATGAAATGGTTTCAACAGAAG tatGATGGTATCATTCTTCCCGGAAAGTAA